From Candidatus Korarchaeota archaeon NZ13-K, a single genomic window includes:
- a CDS encoding NAD(P)/FAD-dependent oxidoreductase, translated as DKILVEGGRVRGVRVGDKVFRSPIVVSNANARTTFLELVGEEHLSKEFIEYIKGLKMSPSCFMVFLGLDEDLSGYPTIIEDLDGGCSIVVNSNADPSLAPEGKASVTILTGASYNDFPERGTAEYLKMKEELAEMIIRKVERVIPNISESIVVRDAATPRTFERYTSMPEGAIYSFDQSIRTRRPYFKTPIRGLYLVGASTFPGGGIEAVVISGIICARDICGWS; from the coding sequence CGATAAGATACTGGTGGAGGGCGGGAGGGTCAGGGGTGTGAGGGTCGGGGACAAGGTCTTCAGGAGCCCGATCGTCGTCTCGAATGCTAATGCGAGGACGACGTTCTTGGAGCTCGTAGGGGAGGAGCACCTAAGCAAGGAGTTCATTGAGTACATAAAAGGCTTGAAGATGTCTCCATCCTGCTTCATGGTGTTCCTGGGGCTTGATGAGGATCTCTCGGGTTATCCGACGATCATCGAGGACCTGGATGGGGGCTGTAGCATCGTCGTGAACTCGAACGCGGATCCGAGTCTGGCCCCTGAGGGCAAGGCGAGCGTAACGATACTGACGGGCGCTAGCTACAATGACTTCCCGGAGAGGGGAACGGCTGAATACTTGAAAATGAAGGAGGAGTTAGCCGAGATGATCATCAGGAAGGTGGAGAGGGTTATCCCGAACATCAGCGAGAGTATAGTCGTCAGGGATGCGGCAACACCTAGGACATTCGAGAGGTACACTTCAATGCCGGAGGGAGCCATATATTCCTTCGATCAATCGATCCGCACGAGGAGACCGTACTTCAAGACCCCCATAAGGGGCCTATACCTGGTCGGCGCCTCCACCTTCCCGGGAGGGGGGATAGAGGCTGTCGTGATCTCCGGGATCATCTGCGCGAGGGATATATGCGGCTGGAGCTGA